The Synechococcus sp. CC9605 sequence TTGTCTGCCGTTCGAGCAACTGCTCCAGCGTGGAGAGCACCAGCGAACGATTGATGCGCTTGCCGTCCTCCACCCGAATCAATTCCCCCAACGCATCCAAAAGCGGACCCGCTCCCCAGCTGCTCAGCAACTGCCGCCCAAGGCTGCGACGGGAGAGCACAGGAGCCTTGAGCAGACGGATCAGCCCCTGTCGGCTTTCCGGCGCGAGAAGGCCCATCCAGGTTGAGAGCTCCGATCGCGAGAGCTGTGCTGGATCAGCCGTCGGCGAGCGCACGAAGGCGCCGAGTTCCTCCACCGAAACCGGAAGAACCAGGCCATCGATCTCGACCTCCACACGTTCTGTGGAGCCAACAGGCCACGATCCGCCCGTGCTGAGCAGCAGACTGCCCATCAAGCCCATCGCGATGCATCGTCCTGTTAAGCGTCCGCGCAGCAACGCCTGACCCTCTGCGGTGGTGGAACCAGTTTCCATCACCGCTGAGAAATGTCACCCGACTGAGGTTTCTGGCGTCCATCGGAGCCGGCGGGGTGATCTTCATGACGCCGCTGATCTTTCATGCGATTGACTTCTCGGCGCGTGAAGTGGGCAGCGGCTTAGCCGTCTCCGCCCTGATCGGCACGGTGGTGCGTCTGCTGAGCGGTGCACTGCTCGATCGGGGCGTCCGCTGCTCCTGGCCTGTCAGGGGCACAACCCTGTTGGCCATTGCGGCCGATTTGATCCTGCTGCAGGCCGACAACTACAACAGCTACCTGTTCGGACAACTGCTGCTGGGCTGTGCGGCAGGTCTGTACTGGCCTGCCATCGAATTGGCCGTTCCCTTGAGTTGCGGCGACCTTCCTTCAGGCCGGGGCTATGCCCTGGTGCGCAGTGCCGATGCTCTCGGTATTGGCATTGGCACGCTGATCGGAACCGCAGCCGCCACGCTGGGAATGCTGCGAACGGTGTACAGCGTTGAAGCGCTCTGCATGGCCGCCGTTCTGGTGCTGATCAGCCTTGTTCCACTCCAGGACGGCCCTCCATACCGCAACCTCAGCAGAAATATCCCCGATCCGGATGGTCCACGGTCAACGGCCCGGCTGCCTTGGTTGCTGCCCCTGCTGCCGGTGCTGCTGATAAGTGTGGTGGCTACCGGGATACTGGCCCTCCAACAGAGTGCGCTTCCCTTGGATCTGGTGCGCGGCGGGCTGTTGCGACCGGCACTGAGCGAAAGCCACAGCAGCGCATTGATCTCCCTTCAGCTGACCTTGCTGGTGAGCCTGCAGTGGCCGGTGGGCCGTTGGCTGGCGGAGCGCAGCGTTGCCTTCGGGCTTGGCCTGAGCCTGGCGGGATTCAGTCTGGGCTGCGCTTTGATTGCCCTGTCATCCCTGTTCGAGAACGGAACGATCCTGGTGCTGGCAGCTTTGCTGCCGATGGCCTTCGCCCAGGCCGCTTTCTTACCCACGGCCACAGAAGCCGTCATTGAAGAAACACCACCGGAACACCGTGGTTTGGCGATGGCGCTGTTTTCCCAGTGCTTCGCCATCAGCGCCATCGTGGCGCCCCTCGCCGGAGGAGCCCTGCTGGACCTTCAGAACAATGGCCTGCTGCTCTGGCTGTTGATGGGTGGGGGGTGCCTGGTTGTGCTCCCGACCCTACGCAGCCTCAAGCCGCGTTACGGCATCGATGGCACGATTGCTCAAACAAGCCGTTCAACGCACAATTCACAAACCAACAACACATTGGCAGCCAATTCCAGATAAGCCTTGAATCAAAGTCGCAAGCCAACAGCAAAAAAAGACTTCGAGAATTAAAAGACTACAGCAGCAACACAACATTAAAGGCCGGCTAAATACTTTTGACCATTTTCACGAACCGAAACAGCGACAACCTCTACCACCGCCATGCATCAGCCCAAAAACAAAGAAAACATCAGAATGGTCTCACCGAGCAAACAAA is a genomic window containing:
- a CDS encoding MFS transporter, producing the protein MRFLASIGAGGVIFMTPLIFHAIDFSAREVGSGLAVSALIGTVVRLLSGALLDRGVRCSWPVRGTTLLAIAADLILLQADNYNSYLFGQLLLGCAAGLYWPAIELAVPLSCGDLPSGRGYALVRSADALGIGIGTLIGTAAATLGMLRTVYSVEALCMAAVLVLISLVPLQDGPPYRNLSRNIPDPDGPRSTARLPWLLPLLPVLLISVVATGILALQQSALPLDLVRGGLLRPALSESHSSALISLQLTLLVSLQWPVGRWLAERSVAFGLGLSLAGFSLGCALIALSSLFENGTILVLAALLPMAFAQAAFLPTATEAVIEETPPEHRGLAMALFSQCFAISAIVAPLAGGALLDLQNNGLLLWLLMGGGCLVVLPTLRSLKPRYGIDGTIAQTSRSTHNSQTNNTLAANSR